One genomic region from Syntrophobacterales bacterium encodes:
- a CDS encoding antibiotic biosynthesis monooxygenase, with protein sequence MVTLIAKMKIKEGKMDEAAELFKELVKKVREEKGTVSYAVCRNAAEPDTLTISERYQDMEAIQAHSSSSYFKEFSRTIAPFLDGKPAISLLEEIASI encoded by the coding sequence ATGGTTACGTTGATCGCAAAGATGAAAATAAAAGAGGGAAAAATGGATGAGGCCGCTGAATTATTCAAGGAGCTCGTAAAAAAGGTTCGAGAAGAAAAGGGAACGGTAAGCTACGCCGTCTGCCGCAACGCTGCAGAACCGGATACCCTCACCATTTCCGAGCGATACCAGGACATGGAAGCAATCCAGGCACACTCATCTTCGTCTTATTTCAAGGAGTTTTCCCGAACGATAGCCCCGTTTCTGGACGGAAAGCCCGCGATATCACTGCTCGAAGAGATTGCATCCATATAG
- a CDS encoding dihydroorotate dehydrogenase: protein MTDNTIDSRRVKMGVNIGRLFLKNPVMTASGTFGYGEEYSPFFDLSRLGAVVVKGLSLRPRAGNPPPRIIETPSGMLNAIGLQNVGVEAFISEKLHFLRQFDVKVIANIFGETIEEYQKISAILAQAEGVHAIEVNISCPNVKKGGVAFGTDPAVAASVTKAVAAETDLPVIVKLTPNVTDITQIALAVENAGADALSLINTLTGMSVDIESRRPHLANITGGLSGPALKPVALRMVWQVVRAVKIPVIGIGGIMTASDALEFLIAGAQAVQIGTANFINPLATMDVLNGLEDYLVRHNIEDISEVIGSLRT from the coding sequence ATGACGGACAATACAATCGACAGTAGGCGGGTAAAAATGGGAGTGAATATCGGCAGGCTCTTCTTGAAGAACCCGGTCATGACCGCTTCGGGAACATTTGGATACGGTGAGGAATATTCACCTTTTTTTGATCTGAGCCGACTGGGAGCGGTTGTGGTAAAGGGGCTTTCCCTGCGCCCGAGAGCGGGAAACCCGCCTCCCCGGATAATCGAAACCCCGTCCGGGATGCTCAACGCGATCGGCTTGCAGAATGTCGGCGTCGAGGCGTTTATCTCGGAAAAACTTCACTTTTTGAGGCAATTTGATGTCAAGGTGATTGCCAACATCTTTGGCGAAACCATCGAAGAATATCAGAAAATTTCAGCAATTCTGGCGCAGGCTGAGGGCGTGCATGCAATCGAGGTCAACATTTCGTGTCCGAACGTCAAAAAAGGGGGGGTGGCTTTTGGAACGGACCCCGCTGTGGCCGCCTCGGTGACAAAAGCGGTGGCAGCGGAAACAGACCTTCCCGTCATTGTCAAACTGACGCCGAACGTGACCGATATAACGCAAATCGCCCTGGCCGTCGAAAATGCAGGCGCAGACGCGCTTTCGCTGATCAACACCCTGACGGGGATGTCTGTGGATATTGAATCCAGACGTCCTCATCTGGCAAATATCACCGGCGGCCTCTCCGGACCGGCTCTGAAGCCGGTGGCTTTACGGATGGTTTGGCAGGTTGTTCGCGCCGTCAAGATTCCGGTAATCGGCATCGGCGGAATTATGACCGCCTCTGATGCCCTGGAATTCCTGATCGCGGGGGCGCAGGCAGTTCAAATCGGCACGGCCAATTTTATCAACCCCCTGGCGACGATGGATGTATTAAACGGCCTCGAGGACTATCTTGTTCGGCATAATATCGAGGATATCAGCGAAGTTATTGGTTCTCTGCGTACTTGA
- the recD gene encoding exodeoxyribonuclease V subunit alpha, whose amino-acid sequence MPFPSDFAGLQVDKERGVSPAIDVSFGRFLEKIDGGENPLLFAAAALVSRSVREGNVCLDLTAVSQSFFPPDLVLPTINLQSWPEELRKCSVVGRPGEVKPLIIDGAARLYLYRYWDYEQRIASFLIKKGQEKSPLQTSISQNEQERKKLRQRLDVLFADVNSPGCPAAGSEPKNTVNWQKVAALCVLFNNLTVITGGPGTGKTATIARAIILLLEFAQGKLPRIAVAAPTGKAALRLQEAILAVAADVLGEEGQIKEGLPRRAMTIHRLIGSTPHSSNFRWNSSNPLPYDIVIIDEASMIDLPLMAKLISALPVQARLILLGDREQLASVEAGAVLGDICGYRALNDFSADFISILASLTETAGTESPSLAPPPVPLRNSLVELQRNYRFSDDSGISALSRAIKNGDGAAALGILQDIGDVSCCWSRIPPPSEMPRLLQDIIINFNEYFEHIDNKSKYHMILDVFARFRILCALRRGPYGALEVNRLCEQMILRKRGVSGREIFYSGRPVMITKNDYGMKLFNGDIGFILPDMEADGGLKAFFQSNDGGKLRSFPPLRLPPHETAYAMTVHKSQGSEFDNLLLILPDQDASVLTSELLYTAVTRSRKTIAISGNEDIFLRAVARRIRRSSGLRDQLLDG is encoded by the coding sequence ATGCCTTTCCCTTCCGATTTTGCAGGTTTACAGGTCGATAAGGAACGGGGAGTTTCCCCCGCCATTGACGTCAGTTTCGGCCGTTTTCTCGAAAAAATTGATGGGGGCGAAAATCCTTTGCTTTTTGCTGCGGCCGCCCTCGTCAGCCGCAGCGTCAGGGAAGGCAATGTCTGCCTTGATCTAACCGCTGTCTCTCAATCTTTTTTTCCGCCGGATTTAGTCTTACCAACAATCAATTTGCAAAGCTGGCCGGAGGAGCTGCGAAAATGTTCTGTAGTCGGGCGTCCCGGTGAGGTAAAACCTCTCATCATTGACGGAGCGGCACGCCTTTACCTTTACCGTTATTGGGATTACGAGCAGCGGATAGCTTCCTTCCTGATAAAAAAAGGGCAGGAAAAATCACCACTTCAAACTTCTATCAGCCAAAACGAACAGGAAAGAAAAAAACTCCGGCAAAGGCTCGACGTCCTTTTTGCTGACGTCAATTCTCCTGGCTGTCCTGCGGCTGGCAGTGAACCAAAAAATACAGTTAATTGGCAGAAGGTTGCGGCGCTTTGCGTGCTTTTCAACAATCTGACCGTGATAACCGGTGGACCAGGCACCGGCAAGACGGCGACAATCGCCCGAGCGATTATTCTTCTTCTCGAATTTGCCCAGGGGAAATTGCCGCGGATTGCCGTTGCCGCTCCCACCGGAAAGGCCGCCTTGCGACTGCAGGAGGCGATCCTGGCGGTTGCGGCTGACGTTTTGGGAGAAGAGGGCCAAATTAAGGAGGGCTTGCCGAGGCGGGCAATGACAATCCATCGCCTTATTGGCAGCACCCCCCATTCATCCAATTTTCGCTGGAACAGCAGCAACCCTTTGCCTTATGACATTGTAATAATTGATGAAGCATCGATGATTGACCTTCCGCTCATGGCAAAACTGATCAGCGCCTTGCCGGTTCAGGCCCGGCTGATACTCCTTGGAGACCGGGAACAGCTTGCCTCTGTTGAGGCCGGGGCGGTTCTCGGCGACATTTGCGGCTATCGGGCGCTCAATGATTTTTCCGCTGATTTTATCTCAATTCTTGCTTCGCTGACGGAAACTGCCGGCACGGAATCGCCTTCTTTAGCGCCGCCACCGGTGCCGCTCCGGAATTCCCTGGTTGAACTCCAGCGTAATTACCGGTTTTCCGATGACAGTGGAATTTCCGCCCTGAGTCGCGCCATAAAGAATGGGGACGGCGCCGCGGCGCTTGGCATTCTCCAAGATATTGGCGATGTTTCTTGTTGCTGGTCGCGCATTCCCCCTCCCTCGGAAATGCCGCGATTGCTCCAGGACATAATAATCAACTTTAATGAATATTTTGAACATATTGATAACAAAAGTAAATACCATATGATATTAGATGTTTTTGCTCGTTTCAGAATACTCTGCGCGCTGCGCCGCGGCCCTTATGGCGCCCTTGAGGTCAATCGCCTCTGTGAGCAGATGATTTTACGGAAGAGGGGTGTTTCCGGCCGGGAAATCTTTTATTCGGGACGTCCGGTAATGATTACGAAAAACGATTACGGGATGAAGCTCTTTAACGGCGACATAGGTTTCATCCTTCCGGATATGGAAGCAGATGGCGGCCTGAAGGCGTTTTTCCAGAGCAATGACGGAGGAAAGCTGCGAAGTTTCCCCCCGCTTCGTCTGCCCCCGCACGAAACGGCTTATGCGATGACGGTTCACAAAAGTCAGGGATCGGAATTCGATAATTTGCTGCTGATTCTGCCTGATCAAGACGCGTCCGTACTGACCAGCGAATTGCTCTACACCGCTGTGACAAGATCAAGAAAAACCATTGCAATAAGTGGGAATGAGGATATTTTCCTCAGGGCTGTTGCGCGTCGCATAAGACGTTCCTCCGGCTTGCGCGACCAGCTTCTTGATGGTTAA
- a CDS encoding PTS sugar transporter subunit IIC translates to MIANVFITAIVGGFLCLDRVFLLLMISRPIIAAPAIGFLLGDPYTGLIAGAFTELFWIDRLPIGMYIPPNDTITAILIAASSIEAARILGSMPHGLLALTVLVYVPFGHVAQKMDLWIVKGNEKLASDVRKDVLDGNVKSLSRKHLFALLKTWFFSTGFILLALLVGIPFIAFLYPSLPGWTIRGLGLLYPLLPLIGTAVAINSVHVRGVLPIFCGVFLFAGIVFYYFKGII, encoded by the coding sequence ATGATTGCGAATGTTTTTATTACAGCGATAGTGGGCGGTTTTCTCTGTCTGGATCGAGTTTTCCTGCTGCTTATGATCTCGCGCCCGATAATCGCCGCACCGGCAATCGGCTTTCTGCTGGGAGATCCATATACCGGGCTCATCGCCGGCGCCTTTACCGAACTTTTCTGGATAGACCGGCTGCCGATAGGGATGTATATCCCCCCCAACGACACGATAACTGCGATCCTGATTGCCGCATCCTCAATCGAAGCGGCCCGGATTCTTGGCTCCATGCCTCACGGACTGCTTGCCCTTACCGTTCTTGTTTATGTGCCATTTGGCCATGTTGCGCAGAAAATGGATCTCTGGATAGTCAAAGGAAATGAAAAACTGGCAAGCGACGTCCGGAAAGACGTCCTTGACGGGAATGTCAAATCCCTTTCCCGCAAGCATCTCTTTGCACTGCTCAAGACATGGTTTTTTTCCACCGGGTTCATCTTGCTTGCCCTATTGGTCGGGATTCCGTTTATTGCTTTTTTATATCCATCCTTGCCGGGCTGGACGATCCGGGGGCTTGGTCTTCTCTATCCGCTGCTGCCGTTAATCGGCACCGCCGTCGCCATTAACTCCGTCCATGTTCGCGGGGTTCTCCCCATTTTTTGCGGGGTTTTTCTTTTTGCCGGCATTGTATTTTACTATTTTAAGGGAATTATCTGA
- a CDS encoding PTS sugar transporter subunit IIA: MMIGVLIATHGNLGSELIKAAEMIHGSMKLVAHVAVDQDKGVEEIKKEISAGIKKLDQGKGVLILTDLFGGTPSNLSLSFLKAGKVEVVTGVNLPMLLKLNEVQEGTTLEEFAHSLKEYGIKNISLASEILGKKFSG; this comes from the coding sequence ATGATGATAGGTGTGCTGATCGCCACCCACGGAAACCTGGGGAGTGAGCTCATCAAAGCGGCGGAAATGATTCACGGCAGCATGAAATTAGTTGCCCATGTCGCCGTTGATCAGGATAAGGGGGTCGAAGAGATAAAAAAGGAAATCAGCGCCGGAATCAAAAAGCTCGATCAGGGGAAGGGGGTTCTTATCCTCACCGATCTCTTCGGCGGCACGCCTTCCAATCTCTCACTGTCGTTTCTGAAGGCGGGAAAGGTTGAGGTGGTAACCGGAGTTAATCTCCCGATGCTCCTTAAACTCAACGAAGTTCAGGAAGGTACGACGCTTGAAGAATTTGCCCATTCTCTCAAGGAGTACGGCATAAAGAATATTTCCCTGGCGAGTGAAATCCTCGGCAAAAAGTTTTCCGGATAG
- the rimI gene encoding ribosomal protein S18-alanine N-acetyltransferase codes for MAAETIEIDGCLAKDIDEIMVIERDSFSSPWSAPLFRQELANPVSRVLVARLVGEGARNIVGYIVYWLVADELHLQKIAIHRDLRRHGFASRLLQEAIKSSAAANTQRATLEVRGSNLPALKLYDKFGFSVKGVRPRYYGDTKEDALIMWADLQD; via the coding sequence ATGGCAGCAGAGACGATTGAAATAGACGGCTGTCTGGCAAAGGATATTGACGAAATAATGGTCATCGAAAGGGATTCTTTCTCCAGCCCCTGGTCGGCGCCTCTTTTTCGGCAGGAACTGGCAAACCCCGTTTCCCGAGTCCTTGTTGCCAGGCTTGTCGGCGAAGGCGCAAGAAACATTGTCGGTTATATCGTTTACTGGCTGGTGGCTGATGAATTGCATCTGCAGAAAATAGCGATCCACCGGGATTTGCGGCGGCATGGATTTGCTTCCCGCTTGCTCCAAGAGGCGATAAAGTCTTCAGCAGCGGCAAATACGCAGCGGGCAACGCTTGAGGTGCGCGGTTCCAACCTTCCGGCCCTTAAACTGTACGACAAGTTCGGCTTTTCGGTAAAAGGGGTCAGACCCCGATATTACGGTGATACCAAAGAAGATGCGTTAATCATGTGGGCTGATCTGCAAGATTAG
- a CDS encoding PTS sugar transporter subunit IIB yields MHHSLDIALVRVDNRLVHGQILEAWIPYIKADCIVVVDDLTASDMFRETVIRMAVPREIAVIVCNVEDFVKTTPFQTGSGHKTIVLFGAVAPARKAFELGFRFDKLNIGNIYNDSYTICCTPSVLLSENDIHDITLLRDAGVRIELRRVPREKPLDFFDVVRSIKT; encoded by the coding sequence TTGCATCATTCTTTGGACATAGCCCTGGTCAGGGTGGATAATCGTCTGGTTCATGGTCAGATTCTGGAAGCCTGGATTCCCTATATCAAGGCGGACTGCATTGTTGTAGTTGATGACTTGACCGCCTCTGATATGTTCCGGGAAACGGTTATCCGGATGGCAGTTCCCAGGGAAATAGCCGTAATAGTATGCAATGTGGAAGATTTTGTGAAGACAACCCCCTTCCAGACGGGCAGCGGCCATAAAACCATTGTCCTGTTCGGTGCGGTCGCCCCGGCTCGCAAGGCCTTCGAACTGGGGTTCCGGTTCGATAAACTCAATATCGGAAATATTTACAACGACTCCTACACCATCTGCTGCACCCCCTCGGTGCTTCTCAGCGAGAATGATATTCACGACATAACGTTGCTTCGTGATGCCGGTGTCCGAATAGAGCTGCGGCGCGTTCCCCGGGAAAAGCCGCTTGATTTTTTTGACGTCGTCCGCAGTATCAAAACCTGA
- a CDS encoding dihydroorotate dehydrogenase electron transfer subunit has product MNENAKNVTISAGQIIGICDVAPGHFLLSIKLPGSFSAPVPGQFVMLRNLENGETLLSRPFSVYGFRTENGQTILELLCRVAGRGTRLLSRLGAGGRVGVLGPLGHGFTVDAAVKRIILLAGGVGAAPLAFFLQEHVRRVSPLPVTAFLGAKTSEIATMLQARFTGLSVTHLATDDGSAGYHGAVTDMLSEELQTCDYESTQILACGPTAMTRALARLLGDKPIRCQVSLEERMACGVGACIGCVVATKDAYGEMIYKRVCKDGPVFDIREIVWNHPF; this is encoded by the coding sequence ATGAACGAAAATGCAAAAAATGTCACAATCAGCGCGGGACAGATAATCGGCATCTGCGACGTTGCCCCCGGCCATTTCCTGCTTTCGATTAAACTGCCGGGCTCTTTTTCGGCGCCGGTTCCCGGGCAGTTCGTCATGCTGCGCAACCTTGAAAATGGCGAAACCCTGCTGTCCCGTCCGTTCAGCGTTTATGGATTCCGAACAGAGAACGGGCAGACGATTCTTGAGCTTTTATGCCGCGTTGCCGGCCGAGGCACACGGTTGCTGTCGCGCCTTGGCGCCGGAGGGAGGGTCGGAGTGCTGGGTCCCCTCGGGCATGGCTTTACAGTTGATGCTGCCGTCAAAAGGATAATCCTTCTTGCTGGCGGGGTTGGCGCCGCGCCTCTCGCCTTTTTTCTGCAGGAGCATGTTCGGAGAGTGTCTCCCCTGCCGGTGACTGCCTTTTTGGGCGCGAAAACATCAGAGATTGCGACCATGCTGCAGGCGCGTTTTACCGGTTTAAGCGTTACCCACTTGGCGACCGACGACGGAAGCGCCGGATATCATGGAGCTGTAACGGATATGCTCAGTGAGGAACTGCAAACCTGTGATTATGAAAGCACGCAGATCTTGGCTTGCGGACCGACGGCAATGACAAGGGCGCTTGCCCGTCTTCTTGGGGATAAACCGATACGCTGCCAGGTTTCCCTTGAAGAGAGGATGGCCTGCGGTGTGGGCGCCTGCATCGGATGTGTCGTCGCAACAAAAGACGCTTACGGGGAGATGATCTACAAAAGGGTCTGCAAGGACGGACCTGTTTTCGATATCCGGGAAATCGTATGGAATCACCCCTTTTAA
- the hrpA gene encoding ATP-dependent RNA helicase HrpA — MPRLLYPLELPILERKDEIIAALKKNPAIVVTGETGSGKTTQIPKFCIEAGRGRTGMIACTQPRRIAAIAVARRIAEEMGEEVGRSVGYKIRFDDRTSPGAAIKIMTDGVLLMETHRDPLLRRYDTIIVDEAHERSLNIDFVLGILKNILMKRDDLRVIITSATIDTEKFSEAFDKAPIIEVSGRVYPVQVRYSPPDRDSEEQGEGNYIEGAVQAVDDLVQKKERGDILIFMPTEQDIRETCELLQGHLGEDAVILPLFSRLSRVEQQRVFQQTIQRRIVVATNVAETSLTIPGIRFVIDTGLARISTYNPRSRTAGLPVRSISKSSADQRQGRCGRVASGVCIRLYSEEEYLAKPLYTPPEILRANLAGVILRMLALGLGDISAFPFIDKPAPKSIKDGLETLQELKAVEHLMGPQGNGEPWHLTKMGKIMASLPIDPRIARIIIEAKKENCLREVIVIAAALTIQDPRERPLEKEKDADRAHAPYKDPASDFISLLKIYDHVYDAADGGKSQNRLRKLCRDNFLSWRRIREWRDIYTQLTTILTENKFLTPLETGEGIGKISPDKKTGSPKNRLASENRSGAAAYMAIHRSILSGFLGHIAFKKEKNLYTATQGRQAMLFPGSGLFNHGGNWIVAAELIETSRLFARIVANIDSAWIEELAGDLCRHTYFAPHWEKKRGEVVATQQVTLFGLTIVAGRPVSYGKIDPAEASRIFIRGALVEGEVNSPLPFLIRNQALIKKISDMEEKIRRHDLLVGEEEIARFYEDRLPGIFDIRTLQRLVRDRGDDSFLLMKEEDLLVKEPDSHEIGLYPDSVSAAGWKLECNYRFAPGKPEDGITLKIPVQSVSSLPAAALDWGVPGLLQEKIAALLRALPKEYRKKLMPLTNTAGIVLREIPREGRLLSTLSRFLHDRFGVDVPASCWQLANVEERLNLRFSVVDAKGREVAAGRDLSLFERQYDDSEGDRALARARAVWEKTGLITWDFGDIPENIVIEEQGGKPFVLYPALEAEGDAASLRLFNSAREANALHLSGVEALFTLHFPKELRALHKSLSPGGELKMPAAAFGGTKSLENALYEKVLNDLFAVDIRTERAFYSHAQKVQPLILPKGEEIIKLAAPVIKALYEAAEKFRKLEAANGSNRPFLNFLAGLRNELNRLVPTDFLIKYDEKRLVQIVRYLRALIIRAEKGAVHLEKALSRGGEIRTLEDISRELSAMPQSSAEEKLTALEELRWMIEEYKVSVFAQELKTPFPISRKRLDARIEEIRRMV; from the coding sequence ATGCCGCGGCTCTTATACCCGCTGGAGCTGCCGATCCTGGAGCGGAAGGATGAGATTATCGCCGCTCTCAAAAAAAATCCGGCGATTGTGGTAACTGGGGAAACCGGTTCCGGCAAGACAACCCAGATACCCAAATTCTGCATCGAAGCGGGCCGGGGGCGAACCGGCATGATCGCCTGCACGCAGCCGCGGCGCATTGCCGCGATTGCCGTTGCCCGGAGAATCGCCGAGGAGATGGGAGAAGAGGTTGGCCGTTCGGTTGGCTACAAGATACGCTTCGACGATCGCACCTCCCCTGGCGCCGCAATCAAGATAATGACCGATGGCGTCCTGCTGATGGAGACGCATAGGGATCCGCTGCTCCGAAGATATGACACGATCATCGTCGATGAGGCGCATGAAAGAAGCCTCAACATCGACTTTGTGCTCGGCATTTTAAAAAATATCCTGATGAAACGGGATGACCTGCGCGTCATCATCACCTCGGCGACGATCGACACCGAAAAGTTCTCCGAGGCGTTTGACAAGGCGCCGATCATCGAAGTTTCCGGAAGGGTGTACCCGGTACAGGTACGCTACTCGCCCCCAGACCGCGATTCCGAAGAGCAGGGCGAGGGAAATTACATCGAGGGTGCGGTGCAGGCGGTTGATGATCTGGTGCAGAAAAAGGAACGGGGCGATATCCTTATTTTCATGCCGACAGAACAGGATATCCGGGAAACCTGTGAACTGCTGCAGGGACATCTGGGCGAAGATGCCGTTATCCTGCCGCTTTTTTCCCGACTCAGCCGCGTGGAACAGCAACGGGTCTTTCAGCAGACAATCCAAAGACGAATCGTTGTTGCGACGAACGTTGCGGAAACATCCCTCACCATTCCCGGCATCCGGTTTGTCATCGATACCGGGCTCGCCAGGATCTCCACCTATAACCCTCGCTCCCGCACCGCGGGGCTTCCCGTCCGGTCGATTTCCAAAAGCAGCGCCGATCAGCGCCAAGGCCGCTGCGGACGGGTCGCAAGTGGCGTCTGCATCCGTCTTTACTCGGAAGAGGAGTACCTGGCCAAGCCCCTTTATACCCCCCCCGAAATCCTCCGCGCGAATCTCGCCGGGGTTATTCTCCGGATGCTCGCCCTGGGGCTCGGAGACATCAGCGCCTTTCCTTTTATCGACAAGCCCGCCCCGAAGAGCATCAAGGACGGATTGGAGACGCTCCAGGAACTCAAGGCGGTGGAGCATTTGATGGGGCCGCAGGGCAATGGGGAGCCCTGGCATTTAACAAAAATGGGGAAAATCATGGCCAGTTTGCCGATCGATCCCCGTATCGCCAGGATCATTATCGAGGCGAAAAAAGAGAATTGCCTCCGGGAGGTCATTGTAATCGCCGCCGCCCTGACCATTCAGGACCCGCGGGAAAGACCGCTGGAAAAGGAAAAGGATGCCGATCGGGCCCATGCCCCGTACAAGGACCCTGCCTCGGATTTCATTTCGCTCTTGAAGATATATGATCATGTTTACGACGCCGCCGATGGCGGAAAGTCACAAAACCGGCTCCGCAAATTATGCCGCGACAACTTCCTCTCCTGGCGCCGCATTCGGGAATGGCGAGATATTTACACTCAGCTCACGACCATCCTTACGGAAAACAAATTTCTCACTCCCTTGGAAACGGGCGAAGGGATAGGAAAAATATCCCCCGACAAAAAAACCGGCTCCCCCAAAAACCGCCTCGCATCTGAAAATCGCAGCGGCGCTGCTGCTTACATGGCCATTCACCGCTCGATACTTAGCGGTTTTCTTGGACATATCGCCTTTAAAAAGGAAAAAAACCTCTACACGGCAACTCAGGGAAGGCAGGCGATGCTCTTCCCCGGCTCCGGTCTTTTCAACCATGGCGGAAACTGGATAGTTGCAGCAGAATTAATCGAAACATCAAGACTTTTTGCCAGAATCGTTGCCAATATAGACAGTGCGTGGATTGAAGAGTTGGCCGGAGACCTCTGCCGCCATACATATTTTGCCCCGCATTGGGAGAAGAAGCGCGGCGAGGTTGTAGCTACACAGCAGGTTACCCTTTTCGGCCTGACAATCGTCGCCGGCAGACCGGTTTCTTACGGAAAAATCGATCCTGCAGAGGCATCCCGAATATTCATCCGCGGCGCTCTTGTTGAGGGAGAGGTAAATTCTCCCCTCCCCTTCCTGATCCGCAACCAGGCGTTGATCAAGAAAATATCCGACATGGAAGAAAAAATCCGCCGTCACGACCTGCTCGTCGGCGAGGAGGAAATTGCCCGCTTTTATGAAGATCGCCTGCCGGGGATTTTCGATATCAGAACGCTCCAGCGGCTGGTGCGCGACCGTGGGGATGACTCCTTCCTGCTGATGAAGGAGGAAGACCTGCTGGTCAAGGAACCGGATTCCCACGAAATCGGGCTCTATCCCGATTCAGTTTCCGCAGCGGGCTGGAAACTTGAGTGCAACTATCGTTTTGCCCCCGGGAAACCCGAGGACGGCATAACTCTGAAAATTCCGGTGCAATCCGTCTCTTCCTTGCCGGCAGCCGCTCTTGACTGGGGGGTGCCCGGCCTTCTACAGGAAAAAATTGCCGCCCTGCTGCGCGCGCTGCCAAAGGAATACCGCAAAAAACTCATGCCGTTGACTAATACGGCAGGCATAGTTTTACGAGAGATACCCCGCGAGGGTCGCCTGCTTTCAACCCTTAGCCGCTTTCTCCATGACCGGTTCGGGGTGGATGTCCCCGCCTCATGCTGGCAGCTTGCCAACGTCGAAGAAAGGCTCAACCTACGGTTTTCCGTCGTCGATGCCAAGGGTCGGGAAGTCGCGGCAGGCAGAGACCTCTCTCTCTTTGAAAGACAGTATGACGATTCTGAAGGTGATAGGGCTTTAGCCAGGGCACGCGCGGTCTGGGAAAAAACGGGACTGATTACATGGGATTTCGGGGATATTCCGGAAAATATTGTCATCGAGGAACAAGGCGGCAAACCATTCGTCCTCTACCCTGCCCTGGAGGCTGAAGGCGATGCGGCTTCACTGCGCCTCTTCAATAGTGCCCGGGAGGCAAATGCCCTTCACCTTTCGGGTGTTGAAGCACTTTTTACCCTGCATTTTCCGAAGGAGCTGCGCGCCCTGCACAAGTCCCTCTCCCCCGGCGGAGAGCTTAAAATGCCCGCTGCCGCCTTCGGAGGGACGAAAAGTCTGGAAAACGCCCTCTATGAAAAGGTGCTGAATGATCTTTTTGCAGTTGACATCCGCACAGAGCGAGCTTTCTATTCGCATGCGCAAAAAGTCCAACCCCTTATTCTGCCAAAGGGGGAGGAGATAATCAAGCTTGCTGCACCCGTCATAAAGGCGCTCTACGAGGCTGCTGAAAAATTTCGCAAGCTGGAAGCCGCCAATGGCTCCAACCGCCCTTTTCTCAATTTTCTTGCTGGTTTGCGCAATGAACTTAATCGCCTTGTCCCCACCGACTTTCTGATCAAATACGATGAAAAGCGGCTTGTACAGATCGTCCGTTATCTCCGTGCGCTGATTATTCGTGCGGAAAAGGGCGCTGTTCATCTGGAAAAGGCCCTCAGCCGAGGGGGTGAAATACGGACGCTGGAGGATATTTCAAGGGAGCTATCGGCTATGCCGCAATCCTCTGCAGAAGAAAAGCTCACCGCCCTCGAAGAACTCCGCTGGATGATCGAAGAATACAAAGTATCGGTTTTTGCGCAGGAATTAAAAACACCATTCCCCATCTCCCGAAAACGTCTGGATGCCCGAATCGAAGAAATACGGAGAATGGTTTGA